Within the Rosa rugosa chromosome 2, drRosRugo1.1, whole genome shotgun sequence genome, the region TTTATATGTATCAATAGGAGATGATATGTACCGGAGTTAGTGGAGACTGAGTGAAGTTTTCATAATCGAATTCCCGAAATTGCTGCTTAGAGAATGTTGTATTTTCACCACAAGCTACGCATTGCAAGGACCTTCCTCGGATCTTAACCTGCAAATGCCAGGCAACATTTCTGAGCTAAATATCTAAAGAAAAAGGCCACATGATTAACGTGGCAAGTCAACTGtcaagttaacttttcatgcagAAAACATAAGGAGATGCCACACGTTTCTGCAAGTAATCGAAGTCCTAAAGGATGCATTACAAAATGATCCCTAAAGGTGGAAAGGTATTTGGGGGATGGCTATCCCTGGTTGTGTAACCAAAACACTAATTATATAACAGACTGGGATCAtttaaaagagagagaaagttaAACTGGATACATCTACCCAAAGCACTCTGACTTCAGTAATTTGCATTTTAAGACATTATTCATAATATCAAAAGTAAACTTGAGTCTACCAATTAGAAATTGAATTTCCTTAGTTTCAAAATGAAACATACAATTCGAATCCGTCCCGACAATGAATCAAGTAAAAGCATCCGTCCTGAGAGCGGTTCACCAACTTCACCTGCAATCTTAATAGCTTCTAGGGCTTGGAGACAACCAATGATACCTGGAACTGAAAATAGTAAACTAGAAAGTTAGAAATAGGGATTGGTTCGCAGGCGAGGAATatagaaattaaaaattaaaaaaaagcaATAATTAAATGGTAAAGAAACCCCTATTTATGTAAAAAAATTTCCACAACTCAACTACTATGATCAAACTTGTATGCTTATCTCTGTACTGCATTCAACTGGGAAAATGATGCAGCTATTTATATTCAATGGTTATTTGAATGATGATAATTTTATCAACTTACCCACACCTAGTACACCACTATCAGAACACCTTTGACATGCTGTTGTAGGTGGAGGAGTTGGAAATAGGCATCGATAGCATGGACCACCATTGTAATTGTACACCGTGAGCTACATACAACAAATGCAAAAAAGTAAGTAATAGCAATCTTACGACATAATACAATGATGAAAATACAAACTGTACTAgaatcaaatattaaaaaaaatcttatgCTTTAAGAAGGGACAAGTTATCAAATTTTCTGCACAATGTACCTGCCCTTCGAATCCGAGTGCAGCACCAGATACAAGAGGCTGCAAGAATAAACATAGGAACAATTAAGTTCAGTGGAGAAGATGAAAAGACACATAATGGTACAAAAAGATTTTCTTTCCAGATCCTAACATAACACGTGCAGCTTGATTTATAATTTACACAAATACACGAGGCACAATTGAGCATCCACGTTTTGAAGTTGCAAATTCAAACAAATTCACTATTAGTTTAAACAATTAATAAGGAAGTATAAGGGAGGAGTTCAGATTTCAATCGCTATTTCAGATGCACATTGGTTATTTTCACTATTAGCCTAAACTGTTCTTTCACAAAGACAATAAGTATACGGGAGAAGTTCAGATATCAACCGCTATTTCAGATGCACATTggttattatttttcttttgcttttttttttccttgttgtGCTTCTATTAATCAAAAAATGCGTAATTATGGGTTGTTTCTCTTGGGGACCATAATCTGCACCCCTCTGTGTAACTTTAAACTCTACAGTAGACAACTGGTTTCTTCATTATCCATCGTGTGCAATGAACTCGTCTATACTCTACAATGGATTTCTTCATTACCCACTGATTAGTAACCAAATAGTAAAAAAAAGGTGTAAACTCAAAGAGACTTTGCAAGGTCATCATAAGGGCCAAATTACCTTCCCTAGCACCACACAGCAATCGCTTATCATGTAACGGCTAGGAGCATTGTCCGTGGCATCCACTATTATATCATATCTTTAACACATCGATAGTCAAGGATAATTTAGTGTTTCAGCAATTGGGAATCAAAAGAAATTTTAAGATTTTAAAGCTATATTTCCAAATTGCAGTAAAGGGAAAACAACACAAAATACAAATGCAAAATTTCAAGGATACTTGCTCATGATTTCCAAAGCATTGGATGTGCGTAATGGTTCTTGGTATTCCACAACCTGGATAGTGGAGTTAATCCTACGCCACAAAGCGAGAAGAGTAATTGATCATATTCATAACGGGACAAATTCATATTAAAAAGAAGCAATAAAATGACATTAAAACAGAAAAGGTGTCAAGAAATTTTGCAGCAAAGTTAATTTATTATTTGCAATGCGCTCTGATGTAACACCAGATTCTAAGCATATAATCATAAGTCCAAAACAAAAGACGTACGATCGACAAGCAGCCGCAGCAGATCTCACTTTGGGCTGACCAATAAATCTTTCAGTGTGGATAATCTGAATCGAGAGAAAACCAATGAAAATTAATCCAAAGTGAATGAACATATACACATGCTTCCACAAACACAGCATTACAAAACACTATGAAATCCATGACGCAGTAGTAATCATTTTACTGAGTTCCACCGATCACCATTGCTAGCTCAGAAACCATAACATAACATCGATATGAAGAATAACAGTGAAAAAGCATATTCTCCAACTTATACCTGCCTGTGCATATTGTTGAGCTCAACCACATCATGATCAATAATCCCCAAGTGGCCTAATACCAGAAGGATTCAATCTTAGTTCCGCCAGTATTGGAAAAACGATTAATGCAATAATCATACCAAATAAGTTTGGGAATCTTACCAACACCACAAGCTGCAAGATATAGCAGAGCCGGCGAGCCCAACCCTCCAGCTCCAACCACCAAAATCGATGACTTTAGGAGCTTCGACTGAGCTAAACCAATTAGAATATGAAATTTCAATTAGAAATGCCCTCATttcagaaataaaaaataaagaattacACTACGTTTCAGAAATTATATGAGATCAAAAGTTCATCAATCATTGAATGCATTACAATGCATCAAATCCTTCTTcgtttttcaaaaaataattaGTTCTTATTAATTACT harbors:
- the LOC133734118 gene encoding adenylyltransferase and sulfurtransferase MOCS3; translation: MAAAADGGEVSAILRDLESLKASKSEIELRISALEARLQEINLQQQNGAVSNGSCAPLPSSVDSGYGHDLSPQMIYRYSRQLLLPSFGVQAQSKLLKSSILVVGAGGLGSPALLYLAACGVGHLGIIDHDVVELNNMHRQIIHTERFIGQPKVRSAAAACRSINSTIQVVEYQEPLRTSNALEIMSKYDIIVDATDNAPSRYMISDCCVVLGKPLVSGAALGFEGQLTVYNYNGGPCYRCLFPTPPPTTACQRCSDSGVLGVVPGIIGCLQALEAIKIAGEVGEPLSGRMLLLDSLSGRIRIVKIRGRSLQCVACGENTTFSKQQFREFDYENFTQSPLTPSPLKLNLLQADSRINTKEYKEKIDDGEAHVLIDVRPEHHFKIVSLPNSLNIPLPSLEARLPEISLALKEKEENRGINSELYVVCRRGNDSQRAVQSLHKLGFTSARDIIGGLEAWARDVDPNFPTY